The proteins below are encoded in one region of Hordeum vulgare subsp. vulgare chromosome 3H, MorexV3_pseudomolecules_assembly, whole genome shotgun sequence:
- the LOC123440269 gene encoding potassium channel KAT3-like, translated as MARSSCAPTGSRVTRCFPCYDGDRSGGCNVPDDLLPSLGATAAQPTAGKYLVSPYGRRYRVWETFLILLVVYSAWICPLEFAFLRYLPRAPFVVDDVVNGFFAVDILLTFFVPFVDKKSYLVVDDPKKIALRYLSTWFIFDVCSTVPFRSITHLFTRHEHNLGLKFLNVLRLWRLRRVSSLFARLEKDIRFNYAVIRCTKLISVTLFAVHCAGCINYLIADRYPDPARTWIGAAHPDFREDGLWVRYVTCIYWSITTMTTTGYGDLHAQNSREMLFGISYMLFNLWLTAYLIGNMTNLVVHSTSRTRDFRDMVQAATEFAARNQLPRQIEEQMLNHICLRFKAEGLKQQDTLDILPKAMRSSISLYLFFPVVQGAYLFRGVSSSFIQQLVTEMVAEYFAPKEDIILQNEYPSDLHLLVTGEVDIVAFLDGTEQVYGKATEGGLLGEIGVLCNKPQPFTFRTTKLSQVLRISRPKLMDIIQENAEDGEIIRINLEQVNV; from the exons ATGGCACGTTCTTCCTGCGCTCCCACGGGGTCACGGGTGACACGGTGCTTCCCATGCTACGACGGCGACAGGAGCGGCGGCTGCAACGTCCCCGACGATCTCCTCCCGTCGCTCGGCGCCACCGCCGCCCAGCCGACCGCCGGCAAGTACCTCGTCTCGCCTTACGGCCGGCGCTACAg GGTGTGGGAGACGTTCCTGATCCTGCTGGTGGTGTACTCGGCGTGGATATGCCCGCTGGAGTTCGCGTTCCTGAGGTACCTCCCCCGCGCGCCTTTTGTCGTGGACGATGTCGTCAACGGCTTCTTCGCGGTCGACATCCTGCTCACTTTCTTCGTGCCCTTCGTCGACAAGAAGTCGTACCTTGTCGTCGACGATCCGAAGAAGATCGCACtcag GTATCTGTCGACCTGGTTCATCTTCGACGTTTGCTCCACGGTGCCATTCCGCTCCATCACCCACCTCTTCACCAGGCACGAGCACAACCTCGGCCTCAAGTTCCTCAACGTTCTTCGCCTCTGGCGGCTGCGCAGAGTCAGTTCCTTATTTGCAAG GCTTGAGAAAGACATCCGGTTCAACTATGCCGTGATACGCTGCACAAAGCTCATCTCA GTCACTCTGTTCGCGGTGCACTGCGCCGGGTGCATCAACTACCTGATCGCGGACAGGTACCCCGACCCGGCGAGGACCTGGATAGGCGCGGCGCACCCGGACTTCAGGGAGGACGGGCTGTGGGTGCGCTACGTCACGTGCATCTACTGGTCCATCACCACCATGACCACCACCGGCTACGGCGACCTGCACGCCCAGAACTCCCGGGAGATGCTCTTCGGCATCTCCTACATGCTCTTCAACCTCTGGCTCACCGCCTACCTCATCGGCAACATGACCAACCTCGTCGTCCACAGCACCAGCCGCACCAGAGACTTC AGGGACATGGTTCAAGCTGCTACTGAATTCGCGGCGAGGAACCAGCTGCCGCGGCAGATAGAGGAACAGATGCTGAACCACATATGCCTGAGGTTCAAGGCAGAGGGGCTCAAGCAGCAGGACACACTGGACATCCTCCCCAAGGCGATGCGGTCCAGCATATCGCTCTATCTCTTCTTCCCGGTGGTTCAGGGCGCATACCTGTTCAGGGGAGTCTCCTCGAGCTTCATCCAGCAACTG GTAACAGAGATGGTAGCTGAGTACTTCGCCCCAAAGGAGGACATCATACTGCAGAACGAGTACCCATCAGACCTACACCTTCTTGTGACCGGAGAAGTG GATATTGTGGCGTTCCTTGATGGAACAGAGCAG GTCTATGGAAAAGCAACTGAGGGAGGACTGCTAGGGGAGATCGGAGTACTGTGCAACAAGCCACAGCCCTTCACTTTCCGGACGACTAAGCTATCTCAGGTTCTAAGGATCAGTAGGCCCAAGCTGATGGATATCATCCAGGAAAATGCAGAAGATGGCGAAATCATCAGGATCAATCTTGAGCAAGTAAACGTCTAA